Proteins found in one Oreochromis niloticus isolate F11D_XX linkage group LG22, O_niloticus_UMD_NMBU, whole genome shotgun sequence genomic segment:
- the LOC109196454 gene encoding tyrosyl-DNA phosphodiesterase 2-like: protein MESDSETHSGEDTTPDDWMELADDSPAHSPAASQKPSDKEDFKLSLITWNVEGINGEKLPERARGLVKYLNVYNPDVVFLQELIDPYVQFLKKRFESYLMIEGAEEGYFTGMLLKKSRVTLVESEIVPYRTTKMMRNLLVAQVIVDGQKLCLMTSHLESGKACSKERMNQLHVVKWRFKRAPDDVTVVFGGDTNLRDAEVTKVGLPATVCDVWERLGKQEHCRYTWDTTTNTNKTLPFVARCRFDRIYLRPAIKRGVPRLAPDHMALVGLEKLDCGRYTSDHWGIYCTFSAE, encoded by the exons ATGGAGAGTgactctgaaacacacagtggTGAAGATACTACTCCAGATGACTG GATGGAATTGGCTGATGACAGTCCTGCTCACAGTCCTGCTGCCTCACAGAAACCCTCAGACAAAGAGGATTTTAAACTGTCCCTGATCACCTGGAATGTGGAAGGGATTAATGGGGAAAAACTTCCAGAGCGTGCCAGAGGCctggttaaatatttaaatgt ATACAACCCTGATGTGGTGTTCCTGCAGGAGCTCATTGACCCTTATGTCCAGTTCTTAAAGAAACGGTTTGAGAGCTACCTGATGATTGAAG GTGCTGAGGAAGGTTACTTTACAGGGATGTTGCTGAAAAAGTCACGAGTCACATTGGTGGAGAGTGAGATAGTACCTTATCGCACCACTAAGATGATGAGGAACCTGCTTGTCGCTCAG GTGATCGTTGACGGCCAGAAGCTGTGCCTGATGACATCCCACCTTGAGAGCGGTAAGGCATGTTCTAAAGAGCGTATGAATCAGCTGCATGTGGTGAAGTGGAGGTTTAAACGTGCACCTGATGACGTCACCGTCGTGTTTGGGGGAGACACAAACCTGAGGGATGCGGAG GTGACCAAGGTGGGCCTGCCTGCAACTGTCTGTGATGTGTGGGAGCGACTGGGCAAGCAGGAGCACTGCCGCTACACATGGGACACCACTACTAACACCAACAAAACTTTACCCTTTGTCGCTCGCTGTCGCTTTGACAGAATCTACCTCCGCCCGGCTATCAAACGTGGAGTCCCTCGTCTGGCCCCTGATCACATGGCCTTGGTGGGGCTGGAGAAGCTGGACTGTGGCCGCTACACTAGTGATCACTGGGGAATCTACTGCACCTTCTCAGCTGAGTAG
- the LOC112841693 gene encoding tyrosyl-DNA phosphodiesterase 2-like, with product MLLKKSRVTLVESEIVPYRTTQMMRNLLVAQVIVDGQKLCLMTSHLESGKACSKERMNQLHVVKWRFKRAPDDVTVVFGGDTNLRDAEVTKVGLPATVCDVWERLGKQEHCCYTWDTTTNTNQNISTPARFRFDRIYLRPAIKRGVPRLAPDHMALVGLEKLDCGRYTSDHWGIYCTFSAE from the exons ATGTTGCTGAAAAAGTCACGAGTCACATTGGTGGAGAGTGAGATAGTACCTTATCGCACCACTCAGATGATGAGGAACCTGCTTGTCGCTCAG GTGATCGTCGACGGCCAGAAGCTGTGCCTGATGACATCCCACCTTGAGAGCGGTAAGGCATGTTCTAAAGAGCGTATGAATCAGCTGCATGTGGTGAAGTGGAGGTTTAAACGTGCACCTGATGATGTCACCGTTGTGTTTGGGGGAGACACAAACCTGAGGGATGCGGAG GTGACCAAGGTGGGCCTGCCTGCAACTGTCTGTGATGTGTGGGAGCGACTGGGCAAGCAGGAGCACTGCTGCTACACATGGGACACCACTACTAACACCAACCAGAATATTTCTACACCTGCTCGCTTCCGCTTTGATAGAATCTACCTCCGCCCGGCTATCAAACGTGGAGTCCCTCGTTTGGCCCCTGATCACATGGCCTTGGTGGGCCTGGAGAAGCTGGACTGTGGCCGCTACACTAGTGATCACTGGGGAATCTACTGCACCTTCTCAGCTGAATAG